The Mixta hanseatica genome includes a region encoding these proteins:
- the lldP gene encoding L-lactate permease, with protein MQNWQQLYDPLDNIWLSSLIAALPILFFFFALTRLRLKGYIAGTITVLIALAVALLFYRMPLDQALASAIYGFLYGLWPIAWIIVAAVFVYKITVKTGQFEIIRNSILSITEDQRLQMLIVGFAFGSFLEGAAGFGAPVAITAALLVGLGFKPVYAAGLCLIVNTAPVAFGAMGIPIIVAGQVTGIDAMAISQMAGRQLPFLTMIVLFWVMAIMDGWRGVKETWPAVLVSGGSFAIAQYLTSNFLGPELPDVISALVSLLCLTLFLRVWKPARIFRFDNQENAAAATRSATRYSAAQITRAWMPFLFLTLTVTLWSIPPFKALFAPGGALYDWVLSFAVPFLHQQVIKMPPVVAAATPYAAIYKFDWLSATGTAIFIAALLSVLWLRMRPAQAVSAFAETLRELALPIYSIGAVLAFAFVSNYSGLSTTLALALAHTGNAFTFFSPFLGWLGVFLTGSDTSSNALFAALQATTAQQIGVPEVLLVAANTTGGVTGKMISPQSIAIACAAVGLVGKEADLFRFTVKHSLIFTCIVGVITSLQAWVFPWMIP; from the coding sequence ATGCAAAACTGGCAGCAACTCTACGATCCGCTGGATAATATTTGGCTATCAAGCCTGATTGCCGCGCTTCCCATTCTGTTTTTCTTTTTCGCCCTGACGCGGCTGCGGCTGAAAGGCTATATCGCCGGGACGATTACCGTATTGATTGCGCTGGCCGTCGCCCTGCTGTTTTATCGTATGCCGCTCGACCAGGCGCTGGCTTCGGCTATTTACGGCTTTCTTTACGGTCTCTGGCCTATCGCCTGGATTATTGTCGCCGCCGTGTTTGTTTATAAAATCACAGTGAAAACCGGGCAGTTTGAAATTATCCGTAATTCCATTCTTTCAATAACCGAAGATCAACGCCTGCAAATGCTGATCGTCGGCTTTGCGTTTGGATCTTTTTTGGAGGGGGCCGCAGGCTTTGGTGCGCCGGTGGCGATTACTGCCGCGCTGTTGGTCGGACTGGGCTTTAAGCCGGTTTATGCCGCCGGACTGTGCCTGATCGTCAATACCGCGCCGGTGGCTTTCGGCGCGATGGGCATTCCGATTATCGTCGCCGGTCAGGTTACCGGCATAGATGCGATGGCCATCAGCCAGATGGCCGGGCGTCAGCTACCGTTCCTGACCATGATTGTACTGTTTTGGGTGATGGCGATTATGGATGGCTGGCGCGGCGTGAAAGAGACCTGGCCTGCGGTGCTGGTTTCAGGCGGCTCTTTTGCTATCGCCCAGTACCTGACCTCTAACTTCCTTGGCCCGGAGCTGCCGGATGTGATTTCCGCGCTGGTCTCGCTGCTCTGCCTGACGCTGTTTTTACGCGTCTGGAAACCAGCCCGCATCTTCCGCTTCGATAATCAGGAAAACGCCGCCGCCGCAACGCGCAGTGCAACACGCTATAGCGCGGCGCAAATTACCCGCGCCTGGATGCCGTTCCTGTTTTTAACCCTTACGGTTACCCTGTGGAGCATCCCGCCGTTTAAAGCATTGTTTGCGCCCGGCGGCGCGCTTTACGACTGGGTCTTGAGCTTTGCCGTGCCGTTCCTGCATCAGCAGGTTATTAAAATGCCGCCGGTGGTGGCTGCCGCCACGCCTTACGCCGCGATATATAAATTCGACTGGCTCTCTGCCACCGGCACGGCAATTTTTATCGCCGCGCTGCTGTCAGTGCTGTGGTTACGCATGCGTCCCGCTCAGGCGGTCAGCGCCTTTGCCGAAACGCTGCGCGAGCTGGCGCTGCCGATCTACTCCATCGGCGCGGTGCTGGCCTTTGCCTTTGTCTCTAACTATTCGGGGCTTTCCACTACCCTGGCGCTGGCGCTGGCCCATACCGGCAACGCCTTTACCTTCTTCTCGCCGTTCCTTGGCTGGCTGGGCGTCTTTCTTACCGGCTCTGATACCTCCTCCAATGCGCTGTTTGCCGCGTTACAGGCCACCACGGCACAGCAGATCGGCGTGCCGGAAGTGCTGCTGGTCGCCGCCAATACCACCGGCGGCGTCACCGGCAAAATGATCTCGCCGCAATCGATCGCTATCGCCTGCGCGGCGGTTGGGCTGGTGGGCAAAGAGGCCGATCTGTTCCGCTTCACCGTTAAGCACAGCCTGATTTTCACCTGTATCGTCGGGGTGATTACCTCGCTACAGGCCTGGGTTTTCCCATGGATGATCCCCTGA
- a CDS encoding flagella synthesis protein FlgN, whose translation METLQTTLNTLQDTLNELEAVLTEEIKQLSYAQVNAVALQQLSDIKSRLLSTLAWHDEQRKQTEKRLRLLAPYAQQPTLAGCWERILQSTEKAREMNLQTSHLLDMHMQKVQSLSKAMNKAAASPGLYNAGGQSENNGKARAYNITI comes from the coding sequence ATGGAAACCTTACAGACGACGCTAAATACGCTGCAGGATACGCTTAACGAGTTGGAAGCGGTGCTAACCGAGGAAATTAAGCAGTTAAGCTATGCGCAGGTTAACGCCGTTGCGCTGCAGCAACTCTCTGATATTAAAAGCCGCCTGTTATCTACCCTCGCCTGGCATGATGAACAAAGAAAGCAGACGGAAAAACGCCTGCGGCTACTTGCGCCCTATGCGCAACAGCCAACGCTGGCGGGTTGCTGGGAGAGGATATTACAGTCCACTGAAAAAGCGCGGGAAATGAATCTGCAAACCAGCCATCTGCTTGATATGCATATGCAAAAGGTGCAAAGCCTGAGCAAAGCGATGAATAAAGCCGCCGCCTCGCCTGGTTTGTATAACGCAGGTGGACAGTCCGAAAATAACGGAAAAGCGCGTGCTTACAATATTACTATATAA
- the flgM gene encoding flagellar biosynthesis anti-sigma factor FlgM, translating into MSINHTLKTQPVTPAHVQQEVKLAQRNLANSTKANATPEKGTDVKLSALTQQINIDSSRDIDTERVEKIKDAIRNGELKMDYEKIAQALLQNILDDR; encoded by the coding sequence ATGAGCATTAACCATACGCTGAAAACGCAACCTGTTACGCCAGCCCATGTTCAGCAGGAAGTCAAGCTCGCTCAACGGAATCTGGCTAACAGTACCAAAGCAAACGCCACGCCTGAGAAAGGCACAGATGTCAAACTCAGCGCATTAACGCAGCAGATTAATATCGATAGTTCGCGCGATATTGATACAGAGCGCGTCGAAAAAATTAAAGATGCCATCCGTAACGGCGAACTGAAAATGGATTACGAAAAAATCGCCCAGGCGTTGCTGCAAAATATTCTCGACGATCGGTAA
- the flgA gene encoding flagellar basal body P-ring formation chaperone FlgA — protein sequence MKKSRHLWRNTILTLFWFLFTLNAQADNSTLTEKINRLLNGTDKNSNVAVTRHGVLLTPPDKLAPLCADPHLSLSGNQRLTGNRTVVARCGSKKYFLQVRIEAEGSWWVVAKDLTAGHAVSQDDVIKRSGSLANLPSGLVMNMNALQGAVLTRPVRAGQPLTENRLRKRWRINRGEETDVIASGNGFHIITRGKALDNAAINEAVRVRMKSGQLVTGSVTSDGSVRINL from the coding sequence ATGAAAAAATCACGCCACCTATGGCGCAATACAATATTAACATTATTTTGGTTCTTATTTACTCTTAATGCACAGGCTGATAATAGTACGCTAACAGAAAAAATTAACCGTTTATTAAACGGTACTGATAAAAATAGCAACGTCGCCGTCACGCGCCATGGGGTTTTATTAACGCCGCCGGATAAGCTGGCTCCGCTGTGTGCCGATCCACATCTCTCCCTGAGCGGCAATCAACGCCTGACCGGTAACCGAACAGTGGTCGCCCGCTGTGGCAGTAAAAAATATTTTTTGCAGGTGCGTATTGAAGCAGAAGGCAGCTGGTGGGTGGTGGCCAAAGATTTAACAGCGGGACATGCCGTTAGTCAGGATGATGTGATTAAGCGCAGCGGATCGCTGGCGAATTTGCCTTCCGGCCTTGTTATGAATATGAATGCGCTGCAAGGTGCTGTATTAACCCGTCCCGTGCGCGCTGGCCAGCCGTTGACGGAAAACAGACTGCGCAAACGCTGGCGTATTAACCGCGGCGAAGAAACCGACGTCATCGCTTCCGGTAACGGTTTTCATATTATAACCCGCGGCAAAGCGCTGGATAATGCCGCGATTAATGAAGCCGTTCGGGTACGAATGAAGAGCGGTCAACTGGTAACGGGTAGCGTTACCAGTGATGGCAGCGTAAGGATAAATTTGTAA
- the flgB gene encoding flagellar basal body rod protein FlgB, with protein sequence MMDKLDKALYFQQEALNLLTSRQDIIASNIANADTPGYLAKDIDFSQQLKKAVVQERRQAHSLTLNLTEKRHIPAVAPVHNRNELLYRIPDQPSADGNTVDMDRERVNFADNNIKYQTSLTLLGSQIKGMMNVISQG encoded by the coding sequence ATGATGGATAAACTCGATAAGGCGTTATATTTTCAGCAGGAAGCACTAAATTTACTCACCAGTCGGCAGGATATTATAGCGTCTAATATCGCTAATGCTGATACGCCGGGTTATTTAGCCAAGGATATCGATTTTTCTCAGCAGCTTAAAAAGGCCGTGGTGCAAGAACGCCGACAGGCGCACTCCTTAACGCTTAACCTGACGGAAAAACGCCATATTCCGGCAGTCGCGCCCGTTCATAATCGCAACGAATTATTATATCGCATTCCCGATCAGCCCAGCGCCGATGGTAATACCGTTGATATGGATCGTGAACGCGTTAATTTCGCGGACAATAATATCAAATATCAAACCAGCTTAACCCTTCTCGGATCGCAAATTAAAGGGATGATGAATGTCATCTCGCAGGGGTAA
- the flgC gene encoding flagellar basal body rod protein FlgC translates to MSLFSIFDISGSAMTAQSKRLNVSASNMANADSVAGPDGSPYRARQVVFRVNQAPGQEIGGVRVSDVIESDAPDRLVYEPGNPLADAKGYLHMPNVNVVGEMVNTISASRSYQANVEVMNTAKAMMLKTLTLGQ, encoded by the coding sequence ATGTCGTTATTTAGCATTTTTGATATTTCAGGTTCTGCCATGACGGCGCAGTCAAAAAGATTAAATGTCAGCGCCAGTAATATGGCCAACGCCGATAGCGTGGCCGGGCCGGACGGTAGCCCTTATCGCGCGCGTCAGGTGGTTTTTCGCGTTAACCAGGCGCCTGGTCAAGAGATCGGCGGCGTGAGGGTGAGCGATGTTATCGAAAGCGATGCGCCGGATCGTCTGGTGTATGAGCCAGGTAATCCCCTGGCGGATGCCAAAGGCTATCTGCATATGCCAAATGTAAACGTGGTGGGCGAAATGGTGAATACCATCTCCGCCTCACGCAGCTATCAGGCCAATGTAGAGGTAATGAATACCGCCAAGGCAATGATGCTTAAAACGCTGACGTTAGGTCAATAA
- a CDS encoding flagellar hook assembly protein FlgD: MAVSPVTSNYDAPSSSTGSSIDDITNNFMNLLVAQMQNQDPTNPMDNNQLTSLMAQFNTAAGVQQLNSTLGNVGTLVNSMQQMNAAQWVGRGIYVEGDSSVASTDDTFAFSVNNDVDKVSVVLTDSAGNSYTADLKDVEAGVHKFTLDDLSGFQPAEPTFDNGETYKVTYTAANEDGSAPKIVSLKHAKVESVSFTLSGAVLQLGLGGSATLGEVYLIE, from the coding sequence ATGGCCGTTTCGCCGGTAACCAGTAACTACGACGCCCCCAGCAGCAGCACCGGTTCCAGTATTGATGACATTACCAATAACTTTATGAACCTTCTCGTTGCGCAGATGCAGAACCAGGATCCTACTAATCCTATGGATAACAATCAGCTTACTTCGCTGATGGCACAGTTTAATACCGCTGCGGGCGTGCAGCAGCTGAACAGTACTCTGGGTAATGTCGGCACGCTGGTGAACAGCATGCAGCAAATGAACGCGGCCCAATGGGTCGGGCGCGGCATTTATGTCGAAGGGGACAGCAGTGTCGCCTCGACAGACGATACCTTTGCTTTTTCTGTTAATAATGACGTCGATAAAGTTAGCGTGGTCTTAACCGATAGCGCCGGCAATAGCTATACCGCCGATCTGAAAGATGTCGAGGCGGGCGTGCATAAATTTACCCTTGATGATTTAAGCGGTTTTCAGCCCGCCGAGCCAACATTTGATAATGGCGAGACCTACAAGGTGACCTATACCGCCGCCAATGAAGATGGCTCTGCGCCAAAAATTGTCTCGTTAAAACACGCCAAAGTGGAAAGCGTCTCTTTTACCTTGTCCGGCGCGGTACTGCAGCTGGGACTGGGCGGCAGCGCCACCTTGGGTGAAGTTTATTTGATTGAGTAA
- the flgE gene encoding flagellar hook protein FlgE → MSFSQGLSGLNAASQALDVVGNNIANSQTIGFKSGSISFADVFAGSQIGMGVQVSGVRQNFSDGVLGQGTGSLDMGIQGNGFFRLVSEAGQVFYSRNGQFKTNENGYIINDTGMQLTGYQASGTPPTIQPGAAIGPIQIPTGQMPARASDSGIMKGNLDSGSEVIDPALEFDPKDSNSYNSVSQIDAYDSLGNRHTINVYFVKTGDNQWKIHTSDTTAPIVDGDGKAQYQEMDIAFDSAGQLTTNPARVPIAGAAYNGAEALQFELDMTGMTQQATETAMESPSTTGYPPGMMNGFTVGDSGQIIASYSNGQQQLLGQVVLANFTNAGGLASSGNNAWTETPSSGQPVVGIAGTGNLGNLYGNKVEASNVDLSQEMVNMIIFQRNYQPNSQTIKTQSELLQTLVNLG, encoded by the coding sequence ATGAGTTTTTCACAGGGTCTTAGCGGACTGAATGCAGCGTCACAAGCTCTGGATGTGGTGGGTAATAACATCGCCAACTCCCAGACGATTGGTTTTAAATCCGGCTCTATCTCTTTTGCCGATGTTTTCGCCGGTTCGCAAATCGGTATGGGCGTGCAGGTTTCCGGCGTCAGGCAAAATTTTAGCGATGGCGTGCTGGGACAGGGCACCGGGAGCCTGGATATGGGTATCCAGGGGAATGGTTTTTTCCGTCTGGTCAGCGAGGCCGGCCAGGTGTTTTATAGCCGTAATGGCCAGTTTAAAACCAATGAAAATGGTTACATCATCAATGATACCGGCATGCAGTTAACCGGTTATCAGGCCAGCGGAACGCCGCCGACTATCCAGCCGGGCGCGGCGATAGGTCCGATCCAGATTCCTACCGGCCAAATGCCGGCGCGCGCTTCTGACAGCGGCATTATGAAAGGCAATCTTGATTCCGGCTCGGAAGTGATCGATCCGGCCCTTGAGTTCGATCCGAAAGACAGCAACAGCTACAACTCCGTCAGCCAGATTGATGCCTATGACAGCCTGGGCAACCGTCACACCATCAACGTTTACTTCGTTAAAACCGGCGACAATCAATGGAAGATCCATACCAGCGATACTACCGCACCGATCGTTGATGGCGATGGCAAGGCCCAGTACCAGGAAATGGATATCGCCTTTGACAGCGCCGGTCAGCTTACCACCAACCCAGCCAGGGTGCCGATCGCCGGCGCCGCTTATAACGGCGCCGAAGCGCTGCAATTCGAGCTGGATATGACCGGTATGACGCAGCAGGCCACCGAGACCGCGATGGAAAGCCCGAGCACCACTGGTTATCCGCCGGGAATGATGAACGGCTTTACCGTAGGCGACAGCGGTCAGATCATCGCTTCTTACAGCAATGGACAACAGCAGCTGTTGGGTCAGGTGGTGCTGGCTAACTTCACTAATGCCGGCGGGCTGGCTTCCAGCGGCAACAATGCCTGGACCGAAACCCCCTCCTCGGGACAGCCGGTGGTGGGCATTGCCGGAACCGGCAACCTGGGCAACCTGTACGGTAATAAGGTTGAAGCTTCCAACGTCGACCTGAGCCAGGAGATGGTCAATATGATCATTTTCCAGCGCAACTACCAGCCCAACTCACAGACAATTAAAACCCAGTCTGAGCTGTTACAGACGCTGGTGAACCTTGGTTAA
- a CDS encoding flagellar basal body rod protein FlgF yields the protein MDRAIYTAMGAANAALNRQAVTANNLANVSTNGFRAQLTAYRAVPVNGPGDATRVLVAESTPYNDYTMGSVNQTGRSLDVAMPQNGWLAVQLPDGSEAYTRDGNIEVDSEGQLRVKGYPVMGDGGPIEIPPQAQITIAPDGSITALGAGDEPTALALIGRLKMVTAQPYLLRHGDDSLFHVDASVEENPVLPADPELRLMPGALESSNVSPVKAMVDMIATARGFDMQMKVISAVDDNQKNANQLLSVS from the coding sequence ATGGATCGTGCAATTTATACCGCAATGGGCGCGGCCAACGCCGCGTTAAATCGCCAGGCCGTTACGGCGAATAACCTGGCGAATGTTTCCACTAACGGTTTCCGCGCTCAGCTAACCGCTTATCGCGCGGTGCCGGTTAACGGTCCTGGCGATGCGACGCGCGTGCTGGTTGCCGAATCCACGCCTTATAACGACTACACCATGGGCTCGGTTAATCAGACCGGGCGCAGCCTGGACGTTGCGATGCCGCAAAACGGCTGGCTGGCGGTTCAGCTGCCGGACGGCAGCGAAGCCTATACGCGCGACGGTAATATCGAAGTCGACAGCGAAGGGCAGCTGCGTGTTAAAGGCTACCCGGTAATGGGCGATGGCGGACCGATCGAGATCCCGCCGCAGGCGCAGATCACTATCGCGCCAGACGGCTCCATTACCGCGCTGGGCGCAGGCGACGAACCGACCGCGCTGGCCCTGATTGGGCGGCTGAAAATGGTCACGGCGCAGCCCTATCTGCTACGACATGGCGACGACAGCCTGTTTCATGTCGATGCCAGCGTAGAGGAAAACCCGGTATTGCCCGCCGACCCGGAGCTGAGACTGATGCCCGGCGCACTGGAAAGCAGCAACGTCAGTCCGGTTAAAGCGATGGTGGATATGATCGCCACAGCGCGCGGTTTTGATATGCAAATGAAAGTAATTTCAGCCGTCGATGATAACCAGAAAAATGCCAATCAACTGCTTAGCGTAAGCTAA
- the flgG gene encoding flagellar basal-body rod protein FlgG: MMHALWIAKTGLEAQQTNMDVITNNLANVSTNGFKRQRAVFEDLLYQTLRQPGAQSSEQTTIPSGLQIGTGVRPVATERIHSQGGMTQTSNAKDVAISGQGFFQVLLPDGTTAYTRDGAFQIDQNGQLVTANGYPIQPAITLPQDAGTLTVGSDGLVSVTQAGQTAPQQVGQLTLATFINDSGLESIGENLYRETQSSGAPNESTPGMNGAGALKQGYVETSNVNVAEELVNMIQTQRAYEINSKAVTTSDQMLQRLAQL; this comes from the coding sequence ATGATGCACGCCTTATGGATTGCAAAAACCGGTCTGGAAGCGCAGCAGACCAACATGGATGTGATTACCAACAACCTGGCTAACGTTAGCACCAACGGCTTTAAACGTCAGCGTGCGGTATTCGAAGATTTGTTGTATCAAACCTTACGTCAGCCGGGCGCCCAGTCTTCAGAGCAGACCACCATCCCTTCTGGTTTGCAAATTGGTACCGGCGTACGTCCGGTTGCCACCGAGCGCATTCACAGCCAGGGCGGCATGACGCAAACCAGTAATGCAAAAGATGTCGCTATCAGCGGGCAGGGCTTCTTTCAGGTTCTGCTGCCGGATGGCACCACGGCCTATACCCGTGATGGCGCCTTTCAGATCGATCAGAATGGCCAGCTGGTGACGGCTAACGGCTATCCTATCCAGCCCGCCATTACGTTGCCGCAGGATGCCGGTACGCTAACGGTGGGCAGCGACGGCCTGGTCAGTGTGACCCAGGCGGGACAAACCGCGCCGCAGCAGGTAGGGCAGCTGACGCTGGCGACCTTTATCAATGATTCCGGGCTGGAGAGCATTGGCGAAAACCTGTATCGCGAAACCCAGTCTTCCGGCGCGCCGAATGAATCCACGCCTGGCATGAATGGCGCGGGCGCGTTGAAGCAGGGCTATGTGGAAACTTCCAACGTCAACGTGGCGGAAGAGCTGGTCAATATGATCCAGACGCAGCGCGCATACGAGATCAACAGCAAGGCGGTCACTACGTCCGATCAAATGCTACAGCGCCTGGCACAGCTCTGA
- a CDS encoding flagellar basal body L-ring protein FlgH, protein MLFILGSLLTGCAGIIHKPLVDGITSASPMQTMPGTANGSIFQMGQAMNYGYQPLFEDRRPRNIGDTLTILLQENVSASKSSSANASKDGSVGLGFSAMPRFMNGLFGGDRAKTAIEGSNEFTGKGGAAARNTFSGTITVTVHQVLENGNLLVVGEKQIAINQGTEYIRFSGVVNPRTISGSNTVVSSQVADARIEYVGSGYINEAQQMGWLQRLFLNLSPF, encoded by the coding sequence ATGCTGTTTATCCTCGGCTCGCTGCTGACAGGCTGTGCCGGCATCATTCATAAACCCCTTGTGGACGGCATTACCAGCGCCAGCCCGATGCAGACCATGCCGGGAACGGCAAATGGCTCGATATTTCAGATGGGGCAGGCGATGAATTACGGCTATCAGCCGCTGTTTGAAGATCGTCGCCCACGTAACATTGGCGATACCCTGACCATCCTGCTGCAAGAAAACGTTAGCGCCAGTAAAAGCTCCTCAGCGAACGCGTCAAAAGATGGCTCAGTTGGACTGGGCTTTAGCGCTATGCCGCGTTTTATGAACGGTTTATTCGGCGGCGATCGGGCGAAAACCGCGATCGAGGGCAGCAATGAATTTACTGGTAAAGGTGGGGCCGCCGCCAGAAATACCTTTAGCGGCACCATTACCGTTACCGTGCACCAGGTGCTGGAAAACGGCAACCTGCTGGTGGTTGGCGAAAAACAGATCGCCATCAATCAGGGCACCGAATACATCCGTTTTTCCGGCGTAGTGAATCCCCGCACCATTAGCGGCAGCAATACGGTGGTCTCTTCGCAGGTTGCTGATGCGCGCATCGAATATGTCGGCAGCGGCTATATCAACGAGGCGCAGCAAATGGGCTGGCTGCAGCGCCTGTTCCTTAACCTTTCTCCTTTTTAA
- a CDS encoding flagellar basal body P-ring protein FlgI — protein sequence MRISSSLFCLHGLCLSLALLLIPPGYAERIQDLTTLQGVRSNSLLGYGLVVGLDGTGDQTMQTPFTTQSLNNMLSQLGITVPNGTNMQLKNVAAVMVTADLPPFARAGEKIDVVVSSMGNAKSLRGGTLLMTPLKGVDNQIYALAQGNLLVSGAGAQSGGSQVQVNQLNGARISDGATVEREVPTQFGLENVLRLQLKEEDFTLAQRISDEINHHFGGGIAMAENARVIKLFAPSDNTEKVRFISRIQNLSVKTGPREARIVVNSRTGSVVINRHVTLEACAVAQGDLTVEISRSNQVSQPDTPLAGGETVVVPDTQVSLREQSGALQKVNTSADLNAVIRALNGLGATPNDLMSILQSMKSAGCLRAQLEMN from the coding sequence ATGAGAATTTCATCTTCACTCTTTTGTCTGCATGGGCTCTGCCTCAGCCTGGCCCTGCTGCTGATACCGCCAGGCTACGCCGAACGGATTCAGGATTTAACAACGTTGCAGGGCGTGCGCAGCAATTCGCTGCTCGGCTATGGGCTGGTGGTGGGGCTGGACGGCACCGGCGACCAAACAATGCAAACCCCCTTTACCACACAAAGTCTGAACAACATGCTGTCACAGCTGGGCATAACCGTGCCGAACGGCACCAATATGCAGCTTAAAAACGTGGCGGCGGTAATGGTCACTGCCGATCTACCGCCATTTGCCCGTGCCGGTGAAAAAATCGACGTGGTTGTTTCCTCAATGGGTAATGCGAAAAGCCTGCGTGGCGGCACCTTGCTGATGACACCGCTGAAAGGTGTTGATAATCAGATTTATGCGCTGGCACAGGGAAATCTGTTGGTTTCCGGCGCCGGCGCGCAAAGCGGCGGCAGTCAGGTGCAGGTTAACCAGCTTAATGGCGCGCGTATTAGCGACGGCGCAACCGTCGAGCGCGAAGTGCCCACACAGTTTGGCCTGGAAAATGTGCTTAGGCTGCAGTTAAAAGAAGAAGATTTTACGTTGGCCCAGCGCATCAGCGATGAAATCAATCATCACTTCGGCGGAGGCATCGCTATGGCGGAAAACGCCCGCGTCATCAAGCTGTTCGCGCCCAGCGACAATACGGAAAAAGTGCGTTTCATCTCTCGTATTCAAAACCTTTCCGTTAAGACCGGTCCGAGGGAAGCGCGGATTGTGGTTAACTCGCGCACCGGCTCCGTGGTGATCAATCGCCACGTAACGCTGGAAGCCTGTGCCGTGGCGCAGGGTGATCTTACGGTAGAGATCTCCCGCAGCAACCAGGTCAGCCAGCCGGATACACCGCTGGCCGGAGGAGAGACGGTGGTAGTGCCCGATACGCAGGTTTCGCTGCGAGAGCAGAGCGGCGCCTTACAAAAAGTTAACACCAGTGCCGACCTCAATGCAGTTATCCGCGCGCTGAACGGCCTCGGCGCCACGCCAAATGACCTGATGTCGATTTTACAATCAATGAAAAGCGCGGGCTGCCTGCGTGCGCAGCTGGAGATGAACTAA
- the flgJ gene encoding flagellar assembly peptidoglycan hydrolase FlgJ, translating to MESASLIQGAAFDAGSLDTLKRLAKQDAQRGLQGAAQQMEGLFVQMMLKSMRAASFKDGLFNSQQSEMFTAMYDQQLSQDMAAHGKLGLADLMLQQLGGIPTTTAGGTPVAFSSRPLPAGRAFFPPPAVNRAVSNGQALPSATGGGFISRLLAPAVEVSRRTGIPHQLIIAQAALESGWGDKEIRRENGQPSYNLFGVKATPGWKGETAEITTTEYINGVAQKVKAAFRVYHSYTDALHDYSQLLIKNARYQKVTQAKTPEQAAQALQDGGYATDPQYAKKLIGVIHQIKSNLTQAANAYKTDLSSIF from the coding sequence ATGGAAAGCGCTTCTCTCATCCAGGGGGCCGCTTTTGATGCGGGTTCCCTGGATACGCTAAAGCGCCTGGCGAAACAGGATGCGCAGCGTGGTCTACAGGGCGCCGCCCAGCAGATGGAAGGGTTGTTCGTGCAGATGATGCTAAAGAGTATGCGGGCAGCCAGCTTTAAAGACGGCTTGTTTAACTCGCAGCAGTCAGAGATGTTCACCGCTATGTACGATCAGCAGCTGTCGCAGGATATGGCGGCACACGGAAAACTGGGGCTGGCTGATCTTATGCTGCAACAGCTGGGCGGCATCCCAACGACCACGGCGGGCGGCACGCCGGTCGCCTTTTCCTCTCGCCCACTCCCAGCTGGACGAGCATTCTTCCCACCACCTGCCGTCAACCGCGCCGTTTCGAACGGGCAAGCGCTCCCGTCCGCGACCGGCGGCGGGTTTATTTCCCGCCTGTTAGCGCCTGCGGTGGAAGTTTCACGTCGAACGGGCATCCCGCATCAGCTCATCATTGCGCAGGCTGCTCTGGAATCAGGGTGGGGAGATAAAGAGATACGTCGGGAGAATGGCCAGCCAAGCTATAACCTGTTTGGCGTAAAAGCGACGCCGGGCTGGAAAGGGGAAACGGCGGAAATAACCACAACCGAATATATCAACGGCGTGGCGCAAAAAGTAAAGGCGGCATTCCGCGTTTATCATTCTTATACCGATGCGCTGCATGATTATAGCCAGCTGTTAATAAAAAATGCCCGCTACCAGAAAGTGACGCAGGCGAAAACGCCGGAACAGGCCGCGCAAGCGCTACAGGATGGGGGGTATGCCACCGATCCACAATATGCAAAAAAATTGATCGGGGTCATTCACCAAATTAAAAGTAACCTAACGCAAGCGGCAAATGCTTATAAAACCGATCTCTCGTCAATATTTTAG